The Styela clava chromosome 10, kaStyClav1.hap1.2, whole genome shotgun sequence genome window below encodes:
- the LOC120337916 gene encoding uncharacterized protein LOC120337916, whose translation MSAVVQSIPGEKRKISELWGNQVMNDLREKCISPHRKLPETVADGVDHCTKIEGRGSVLSKNLSLPPGDITIEFYFKLRVPSPNCLNIFTYECAAFKLRLQACVNSTNGINPVPGMITLVITEKLGLKDKRVSFEHPMRFLIWYHAAIVWKKTESLIQLVLYTLEENGDTIRRGVDINDIGDSVSKNDINLISFGTDLNQINQNRFYSKEIQLWIDEIKIWKKALDVISDESNSNQENNEDIFSIFYFSEGQGHVAADLTSENYLYLVGYDESAPTWEICPKSSKRAQFATKYYEPNITFLYEAESMCQDIIYHDGILSQCGNKLAPAVLQYYFITCLNDCIRSGDVYKAVNSLKQYANYCQKSLCSSFSPIHLVCDTMPRDMAPPLCHQDADHPCYAGKTSEEGKCICDRGWFGNACTYICPGGVDRPCGGVGVCDQTTGKCSCPMNYDFTSNCTRCALAYVGQDCSLYILELNKKLKYVTSSGYGYGHYTTFDGVVYDLPIYGEFKFVEVELFVVYVRQIPRSDIRGELRFYIDQIWILFNGLDITIDASIERSKPTIKIGGKSVDIQIGKEQGIPINDDVLLWRISDSWIELEASNSKKITSRKKLFCKYVRIHMVNNRLALYVTCDKSNVKFANINGNYTLSNLNVNKFENGSRRNILKDIVKSCSLSAKEKSGFIYNKENGDVESRTLTFAGNSLRIHAQHQGLETKKQGGYILVNSGKIENYVKSRNNDGITYEMYVKKESDGNFFSYHSGSDKGGKFDLSFDASIIKIRINGQNWTETGILKDEASSDWIMLSINCKDVGKYIWFYYTTRTGIVYESNIFTGIDCFTPSGYITIGGGSEDTNQTPSKDLIGFSGTIDEIRIWDRVLTKFQTLQNFGINFGVNSIRHDQNSYEPKLLSLWNFDEGHGDIIHNLIPGGPDIHIKTENSEFLKQDRIISWTPSNAPVIPLCQQFSDSCEFNSLLDFTYFSYADDTQTSWAKKACQIHLENLFQNKVCKEGLGNNQDIILLQCIEDVLRANSTAEVDTAKSAYASLCRFTLDLDDPCMSSPCQHDGICESVDGTEYRCDCKCGYTGKNCEIDINECENNPCTNGGICVNQICNFRCECPQGYVGNICQKKCITPLGLESHFISDSQITASSEYQSGMPWYISYLATRGRLNQRGWGGSWVPRDDDKNPWLQILFLDSMRITGISIQGANWNRYNSWTTEFSISTSKDGNKWNKQNEIYEGNTNAMKSSKIIFKQYVEGCYFRIHPKKYHIRPAVRIELYGCSSCDCCNELGMESFYIHDDQITASSVHGLNCDRCSSYTAAWPRFGRLDGPTNKYADFNLWMADKNDLEPWITVDLLIEQYINGIIVQGGNYYRYSVYTKLFQVKYSLDNIVWKTIEEAFEGNHDSTSHKRIIFDDVYKVRFVKVVLLDWKNHPGIRFELLGCSINEVY comes from the exons ATG AGCGCAGTCGTCCAAAGTATTCCAGGAGAAAAGAGAAAAATTTCTGAATTATGGGGTAATCAGGTCATGAACGATTTGAGAGAAAAATGCATAAGTCCACATCGTAAATTACCTGAAACAGTTGCAGATGGGGTTGACCACTGCACAAAGATTGAAGGAAGAGGTTCTGTTTTATCCAAG AACTTGTCCTTGCCGCCAGGAGACATTACAATCGAGTTCTACTTCAAACTGCGTGTTCCATCACCTAACTGCCTGAATATATTTACCTATGAATGTGCAGCATTTAAATTACGTCTACAAGCCTGTGTTAATTCTACAAATGGAATAAATCCCGTCCCAGGAATGATTACATTAGTAATTACTGAAAAACTTGGATTGAAGGATAAGCGTGTTTCTTTCGAACACCCGATGAGATTTTTGATATGGTACCACGCTGCTATCGTATGGAAGAAAACTGAATCGCTTATTCAG CTCGTGCTCTATACTCTTGAAGAAAATGGGGATACAATTCGTCGAGGAGTAGATATAAACGATATCGGCGACTCTGTTTCGAAAAATGATATCAATTTGATATCATTTGGAACAGATTTGAATCAAATAAACCAAAATAGATTTTATTCAAAAGAAATACAACTTTGGATTGACGAaattaaaatatggaaaaaggCTCTAGATGTGATTTCTGACGAGAGCAACAGCAATCAGGAAAATAACGAAGatatattttcgattttttatttttctgaag GTCAAGGTCATGTTGCTGCTGATTTGACTTCTGAAAACTACTTGTATTTGGTTGGATATGACGAATCAGCACCAACTTGGGAAATATGCCCTAAAAGTTCAAAAAGAGCGCAATTTGCCACGAAATATTACGAACCAAACATTACCTTTTTATACGAAGCAGAATCAATGTGCCAGGATATTATTTACCACGACGGCATTTTATCTCAATGTGGCAATAAGCTTGCTCCTGCTGTGCTACAGTATTACTTTATAACGTGTTTGAATGACTGTATCAGAAGTGGGGATGTGTATAAAGCGGTGAATTCACTTAAACAGTATGCTAATTATTGTCAAAAGTCTCTGTGCTCGAGTTTTTCACCGATACATCTCGTCTGTGACACGATGCCTCGAGACATGGCACCACCTTTGTGTCATCAGGATGCTGACCATCCATGCTACGCAGGGAAGACTTCTGAAGAGG GCAAATGCATTTGCGACCGGGGTTGGTTCGGCAACGCATGTACATATATTTGTCCAGGAGGAGTTGATCGTCCATGTGGAGGCGTTGGCGTTTGTGATCAAACAACTGGAAAGTGCTCTTGTCCAATGAATTATGATTTCACGAGCAATTGTACTAGATGTGCTCTTGCATATGTCGGGCAAGATTGCAGCTTGTATATTTTGGAactcaataaaaaattaaaatatgtgaCATCATCAGGGTATGGGTATGGTCACTATACTACATTTGATGGAGTTGTATACGATCTACCAATTTACGGTGAATTCAAATTTGTTGAAGTCGAACTTTTCGTTGTGTATGTCAGGCAG ATTCCACGTTCAGATATTCGAGGCGAATTGCGATTCTACATTGATCAAATTTGGATACTATTCAATGGGCTTGATATCACTATTGATGCATCAATTGAACGCTCCAAACCAACCATTAAAATTGGTGGCAAATCAGTTGATATTCAAATTGGGAAAGAACAGGGCATCCCCATCAATGACGATGTTTTGTTATGGAGGATTTCAGATTCGTGGATTGAATTGGAAGCAAGTAATTCGAAGAAAATTACATcaagaaaaaagttattctgcaAATATGTCAGGATTCATATGGTTAACAATAGACTGGCTCTATACGTCACATGTGACAAAAGCAACGTGAAATTTGCAAATATCAATGGAAACTATACATTGAGTAATTTAAATGTTAATAAGTTTGAAAACGGTTCACGTCGTAACATTCTCAAAGATATCGTTAAGTCGTGCTCACTATCAGCCAAAGAAAAATCAGGTTTTATTTACAACAAAGAAAATGGCGATGTGGAGTCGAGAACACTTACTTTTGCTGGAAATagtttgag AATCCACGCCCAACATCAGGGATTAGAAACAAAGAAACAAGGCGGCTACATTTTGGTAAACTCCGGTAAAATAGAAAACTATGTGAAATCGAGAAACAATGATGGAATCACTTATGAAATGTATGTTAAGAAAGAATCTGATGGAAATTTCTTTTCCTATCATTCAG GTTCTGATAAAGGAGGTAAATTTGATCTTTCCTTTGACGCGAGCATCATCAAAATTCGAATTAACGGTCAGAATTGGACGGAAACTGGTATACTCAAAGACGAAGCAAGTTCTGATTGGATAATGTTATCAATAAATTGTAAAGATGTTGGCAAATACATTTGGTTTTATTATACAACTAGAACGGGAATCGTTTATGAAAGTAACATATTTACTGGGATAGATTGCTTCACACCTTCTGGATATATCACAATAGGCGGAGGAAGCGAAG ATACAAATCAAACCCCTTCAAAAGATCTGATTGGTTTCAGTGGAACAATAGATGAAATCAGAATATGGGATAGGGTTTTAACCAAGTTTCAAACCTTACAAAATTTCGGAATTAATTTTGGAGTTAACAGTATACGACATGATCAAAACTCATACGAACCAAAGCTATTGTCCTTATGGAATTTTGATGAAGGTCACGGAGACATCATACATAACTTAATACCCG GCGGTCCtgatattcatataaaaacgGAAAACTCCGAATTCTTGAAACAAGATCGAATAATCTCTTGGACACCTTCAAACGCCCCTGTGATTCCATTATGCCAACAATTCTCAGATTCATGTGAATTCAACAG CTTACTGGATTTTACATACTTTTCATATGCTGATGACACTCAAACCAGTTGGGCTAAGAAAGCATGCCAAATACATCTAGAAAATTTGTTCCAGAATAAAGTCTGCAAAGAAGGTCTTGGAAACAATCAAGATATAATTCTACTGCAATGCATAGAAGATGTTTTAAGAGCAAATTCTACCGCGGAAGTTGACACAGCGAAAAGCGCGTATGCTTCACTGTGTAG ATTTACCTTGGATCTTGATGATCCGTGCATGTCCAGTCCATGTCAACATGATGGAATTTGTGAATCAGTTGATGGAACTGAATATAGATGTGATTGTAAGTGTGGATACACAGGAAAGAATTGTGAAATTGATATAA ACGAATGTGAAAATAATCCTTGTACAAACGGAGGTATATGTGTCAACCAAATTTGTAATTTTCGTTGCGAATGTCCACAAGGCTATGTTGGCAATATTTGCCAAAAAA AATGCATTACTCCACTTGGTCTTGAATCACATTTCATATCTGATTCTCAAATAACTGCTTCTTCGGAATATCAGTCTGGTATGCCTTGGTACATATCGTATCTTGCTACTCGCGGAAGGCTCAACCAACGTGGATG GGGTGGTAGTTGGGTTCCGCGAGATGATGACAAAAATCCATggttacaaattttgtttttggacTCGATGCGTATTACTGGTATTTCTATTCAA GGAGCAAATTGGAACAGATACAATAGCTGGACAACCGAATTTTCTATTTCCACGAGCAAAGATGGAAATAAATGGAACaagcaaaatgaaatatatgaaGGAAATACCAATGCAATGAAGtcttcaaaaattatattcaaacaatatgtAGAAGGCTGTTACTTCCGAATACACCCAAAAAAGTATCACATTAGACCAGCCGTAAGAATAGAACTATATGGTTGTTCTTCTTGTG ATTGTTGCAATGAATTAGGAATGGAGAGTTTTTATATTCACGACGATCAAATCACTGCCTCCTCCGTCCACGGATTGAATTGTGATCGATGTTCCTCTTACACAGCAGCATGGCCACGGTTTGGAAGATTGGATGGACCGACAAATAAATACGCCGACTTTAATTTATGGATGGCTGATAAGAACGATCTTGAACCTTGGATAACGGTTGATCTGCTAATAGAACAATACATAAATGGAATCATCGTTCAAG GGGGAAATTATTATCGATACTCCGTTTACACAAAATTATTCCAAGTAAAATATAGTCTGGACAATATTGTATGGAAAACAATTGAAGAG GCCTTTGAGGGAAATCACGATTCAACTTCTCACAAAAGAATAATATTTGATGATGTATATAAAGTCCGTTTTGTCAAAGTCGTTCTTCTTGACTGGAAGAATCATCCTGGAATCAGATTTGAATTACTCGGCTGTTCAATTAACGAagtttattga
- the LOC120337693 gene encoding arylamine N-acetyltransferase 2-like, whose amino-acid sequence MDLNKLLERINYVGSIDEVSLELLNELCISIVSSIPYETLDNFGGKQQQFGLQIIYDKIVNDHRGGNCIDLNIILHWMLSKIGFNVEMCISYGIDKKSNSFIENSPHMCLLVTFDDGQRWLTDVGFGGMGFVFPLKMNQLAVEQYQPNGIYRIRRYDDDIFFAEKKRQTQLDLHGSVISSRRFSTNRADSEWNILYGFSTKAMQLEDIRNIYLLPGREHAFTSVNCVAILQDTHHRRFLTGSTFIKKQYIDPMTIQVVHLRQLDKNELNKILQSEFGIVLNFELRPRSELTWIAG is encoded by the coding sequence ATGGACTTGAACAAACTTTTGGAGAGAATAAATTATGTTGGATCTATCGACGAAGTGAGTCTTGAGCTGTTGAATGAACTTTGTATATCGATTGTGTCTTCAATACCTTACGAGACTTTGGATAACTTTGGAGGCAAACAGCAACAGTTTGGCTTACAGATCATTTATGATAAAATTGTAAACGACCATAGAGGGGGCAATTGCATTGATCTCAACATTATACTTCACTGGATGTTGTCAAAAATAGGATTCAATGTGGAAATGTGTATAAGTTATGGTATAGACAAAAAAAGTAACAGTTTCATAGAGAATAGCCCACATATGTGTTTGCTTGTGACTTTTGATGACGGTCAGCGTTGGCTAACAGACGTAGGTTTTGGTGGAATGGGATTTGTATTCCCGCTTAAAATGAACCAACTCGCAGTGGAACAGTATCAACCAAATGGAATATATAGGATACGCAGATATGATGATGACATTTTCTTCGCGGAGAAAAAACGACAAACGCAATTAGATTTACATGGAAGTGTCATCTCATCCCGACGCTTCTCAACAAATCGGGCAGATAGCGAATGGAATATACTTTATGGATTCTCGACAAAGGCAATGCAACTAGAAGACATAcgaaacatttatttattaccGGGAAGAGAGCATGCTTTTACAAGTGTCAACTGCGTGGCAATATTGCAAGACACACATCACAGAAGATTTCTAACTGGAAGTACTTTTATAAAGAAACAATACATCGACCCAATGACGATACAAGTTGTCCATTTACGTCAGTTAGATAAAAATGAACTGAATAAAATTCTTCAGTCTGAATTCGGAATTGTCCTAAACTTTGAGCTTCGGCCCAGAAGCGAACTTACATGGATTGCGGGATGA